AAGCCGCCGCCTCTGAGGCCGATGAAGTGATTATTGATTTAGAAGATGCTTGTGCTGTTTCGCAGAAAATTGCTGCCCGCGCGACCGTGATTCAAGCCTTGCAAAGCTTGGATTTTGGCCAGAAGATTGTGGCGGTGCGCCCAAATGCGGTGCAAACCCATTATCACTATCGCGATGTTGTCGAAATTGTCGAGGCTGCTGGCGCTAAAATCGATGTCTTGGTGATTCCTAAAATCGAAAGTGCTGACGATGTGCGCTTCGTCGATCGTTTGCTCAGCCAAATCGAGGCCAATATTGGCTTGAAGGTTGGCACAATTAAGCTCGAAGTATTAATTGAAGGCACTCGCGCCTTACAAGCAGTTGAGCAGATTACCAATGCCTCGCCCCGTTTGGAAAGCTTAATTTTTGGTTTGGCGGATTATGCTGGTGATTTAGGAGCACGCTCGGCAGATGATCAATGGGGCATGTTTGCCTACCCCAAACACAAAATGTTGGTAGCAGCCAAAGCGGCTGGCTTAGAGGCAATTGATAATGTGACCTTTGCCTTTCGCGATGCTGAGGCCTGCCAACGCGATGCTGAACGGGCCGCCACGATGGGCTTCGATGGCAAATGGGCGATTCATCCGGCCCAAGTACCAATCATCAACCAAGCCTTTTTGCCCAGTGCCGCCGAAATTGCCGAAGCTCAACGCCTGATCAACGCCTACCAAGCTGCCGATCAACAGGCAGGCTTAGGGGCAATTGCAATTGATGATCAGATGATCGATGCAGCTAGCTTGCGGGTGCATGCCAAAAAATTAGCCTTGGCTCAACGGGCAGGATTAATCGCCATTCAGCCTTAGCTCAATCAATTTCGTGCCTCATGATATACTGTCAACAGATTGACCTTGCAAGCCCTCACACATAGGACATAAAAAATACAATGGCTGAACAGACGCACATTCGCAACTTTAGCATTATCGCCCACGTCGATCATGGCAAAACCACGCTTTCGGATCGCTTGTTGGAAGTGACCCAAACGCTTTCATCACGTGAGATGCGGGCACAAACCCTCGATGCCATGGATTTGGAACGCGAAAAGGGCATCACAATTAAGATGCACCCCGTC
This genomic interval from Herpetosiphon gulosus contains the following:
- a CDS encoding CoA ester lyase, producing MSSRIRRSEMTCPAHSLAMITKAAASEADEVIIDLEDACAVSQKIAARATVIQALQSLDFGQKIVAVRPNAVQTHYHYRDVVEIVEAAGAKIDVLVIPKIESADDVRFVDRLLSQIEANIGLKVGTIKLEVLIEGTRALQAVEQITNASPRLESLIFGLADYAGDLGARSADDQWGMFAYPKHKMLVAAKAAGLEAIDNVTFAFRDAEACQRDAERAATMGFDGKWAIHPAQVPIINQAFLPSAAEIAEAQRLINAYQAADQQAGLGAIAIDDQMIDAASLRVHAKKLALAQRAGLIAIQP